The Candidatus Defluviibacterium haderslevense DNA window TAGCAACAAAATATTATACAAACAATCCTTATGGGTCTAAAAATGCCCTTCTATATGGCCTTTCTATTAATGTTCAGCGAATAACTAAGAAAAATATCATTTTTGGCACTGACCTTGGTTATGAAAATCTACGAAGTAAAATATCAATTGATAAAGTTTTCTACAATGATGATGTTAATGATAAAATCATCATTGTTTCTGGGGAAACAATTTTTTCTCATTCTTTTATCAATTTAAATCCATATGTAGGTTATAGAATAATTCTAAATAAATATTCATTAGACTTCAATACCGGATTTGATCTTGGATATTGTTTTTTAGCTCATGAAAAATCGTCTATAGATACCAAAAATGGATTTAAAGATAGCAATTCAAAAGATAGAAGTACCATTCGTTTTGATTTTAGACCAAGAATTCATTCAACATTAAATTATAAAAATTGCGGTATCTACTTGGACTATTCTTATGGTTTGGTTAATTATCAATCTGGATATGTTGGCGGAATCAATGAATGTTATTCCCGTATCATTAGATTTGGTCTAAATTATAAATTTTGATACAAAACGAAAATAGTTAACTAAAAATAAAATATATTTTGAGTACGTTACCATTTACCAATTTAAACTATATTTGAATATAATTTTTAACACAATTGCAGTTTTAATGTTATTTCAAATTAAACACTATGAGAATTACTTCAATTATCCTTTTAGTATTATTAAAAACCATTAATACTTTTGGTCAACAAACCGAATTTGGGATATCCTTGAATTCAGGACTATTTTCATTTCGAGGACCTTCAGCAGAAAAAGAGACATTTATTTTAGTAAATGAAGCATCTGAAGATAATTTAACATGTACAAATAATCCATATGGATCTAAAAATGGTCTACTATATGGATTTTCAATTAATCTTCAACTATTAACAAAAAGAAAATTCATTCTTGGAATTGATCTTGGGTACGAAAATCTAAGAAGTTTGATATTAATCAAACATATACTTATTCGTCAAGATTTTGGTTCATTTCCACCTTACAATGCTTCAGGAAAATCAATATTAAACCATCATTTTATTAATGTAAATCCATATTTTGGTTATAGTGTAAAACTAAAAAAGTATTCAATGGATTTTCTTGCCGGAACTGATTTAGCATATTGTCTCTTTGCTAAAGAACGGGGATCATGGGTACAAGAATTTGACAATGAAAAACAACCCATCACTAAAAATCGAAGCACCATTCGCTTTGATTTCAGACCCAGAATTCAATCTACTATACAATATAAAAAGTACGGTTTATATGCAGCTTATTCAATTGGATTAGTTAATTATAAATCTGGCTATGTGGGTGGGATCAATGAATGTTATTCCAGTATTATTCGGTTTGGTTTAAATTATAAAATTTGATTTATAATCTACAGTGACAACGAATAAAATAAATATGGAAGACAAAATACTCCTAATCCATCCTGAAGGCAAGAAAGGCATCAGCATGAATGTTAAAAAATATAATGTTTTACAGTCTGCAATATTGGATGTTTTAACAATTCATGGTGCTATAACGCATACTGAACTTATCACCATAACTAGCGCGGAAATAATAAAAAATAAAATTCCTTTTGAAGGAAACATAGGTTGGCATGTCGAATGGGTCAAACTTGATCTCGAATCGAAGGGTCTGATTCAAAGAACAAAAGAAAAAAATAAATTATACTTCAGCTTGAAAAATAATTCTTGATTAAAATAAATGCCAGATCCATTAATTTATAAAAATAAAGTACTCAAACAATTTCAAACTATCCCTAGCGTAGGTAAAGCTTGTGCAATGGATCTATGGAATATTGGTCTCCGAGATATTTCTGAATTAAAAAATAAGAATCCTCTCGAACTCTATCAAAAACTGAATAGTATAAGTGGGGTCACACATGACATTTGTATGCTTTATACTTTTCGTTGCGCAGTATACTATGCAACAGAAGATCACCATGATCCTGACAAATTGAAATGGTGGAATTGGAAAAATACAATGTATAATAATGGATAAAAAATGGGGAGGATATTGTCAAAAAAAAAATTCCACGAATGCACGAATGGAAGATTTCTCTATGTAGCTCATTCAGTCCTAATCTTTTTAGGAATATATTTGTTCAATTAATGATATCTTGCTTTTGAATCAGGTGATGATATCAATAAATATAAGATAAATTTTAATATCTGATGAAATACATCGTTAGTAGCTGCTTACTGTTAATGCATTTTTTTACCATTAATGCACAAAACGTTCTCATTGGAATCCAAAATAATCCAAACGAACCTTCTATCGCTATCAATCCAAAATCTCCTAATGTACTAATTGCAGGAGCCAATATTAATAATTGTTATGTAAGCCTTGATACTGGAAGAACCTGGAAAAGCCAAATATTGACTTCATCTTATGGCGTATGGGGTGATCCCAACATTATTGTTGATACAGCAGGTCATTTCTATTTTTTCCATTTATCCAATCCACCACAAGGTAGTTGGATCGATCGTATAGTCTGCCAAAAAACAACCGATAACGGTATTACGTGGAACGATGGATCCTTCACCGGACTCAATGGACAAAAAGATCAGGATAAACATTGGAGTGCTGTTGATAGAAGAAATAACAATCTATATGTTTCCTGGACTCAATTTGACACTTATGGATCTTCAAACCCAAAAGATAGTAGTAACATCCTTTTTTCAAAATCAACTGATGCCGGTGCGACATGGTCTACTCCACGAAAAATCAACAAATTTGCAGGCGATTGTATTGATAGCGATAATACAGTAGAAGGGGCTGTCCCCGCGATTGGACCCAATGGGGAAATATATATTTCCTGGGCTGGGCCCCTAGGTTTAATGTTTAATAAATCCTTAGACGAAGGCAATACTTGGTTATATTATGAATCTGTAATAGGTACAATCCCCGGTGGTTGGGATTTTGATGTGCCGGGGATATACAGAGCGAATGGACTTCCGGTAACAGCTTGTGATGTGAGCAGTGGTCCCCATAGGGGAACTATATACATTAATTGGGCTGATCAAAGAAATGGTTCAAGCAATACAGACATTTGGCTTACAAAATCCAAGGATGGTGGAATCAGTTGGGCCTCTCCTAAAAAAGTTAATATAGATAATACTACAACCCATCAATTTTTTACATGGATGACCATAGATCAAACTACAGGTTATTTGTATTTTGTATTTTATGATAGACGTAATTATACCGATGATCAAACAGATGTTTATCTAGCCGTATCTGTTGATGGAGGAGAAACATTCACAAATCATAGAATCAGTGCCTCCCCATTTGTACCCACAAAAAATGTTTTTTTCGGAGATTATACCAACATTACAGCACACAATGGAATCATTCGACCCATTTGGACCCGACTCAATATGGGACAATTGAGCGTATGGACTCACCTGACTACGTTGAATGAATTGTTGACATCTAACCATGAAATAATTTCCAATGATAATGACCTAAGTTTTGAGAATTATCCCAACCCTTCAAAAAATCTTACCTACGTTTCATTCAAAGTCAGACATAAAACGAAAATCAACCTTTCCGTACTCAATGCGCAGGGAAATTTAATCAAAAAAATGATTCAGAATGAAACCAGAACATATGGTAAGTACATTGAACAAATCAATCTCGATGAATTGAATATTCCAAATGGATTATATTTTATCAAATTGGAAATGAATAATAAAATAAAGGTAATCAGGCAAATAAAAATTTAATGTTACTAATGTAATACTTGTATTTATACAAATATTTCTTGTAATTATACAAATAATAGATCCCTATATCCAACAACTTTTTATTTGTATCATCGTTTTCATTTTGTAACATTGCATATGATTAATTAATGTTGATTAATGACTGCAATAATTATATAAACATTATAAAATATTATGAAAATGATTCTATTTGCATTGTTCATCAGTTCCCTTATATCTTGTCATGAAGATACTTTAAGTACGAGATTTAATTACCAAACTAAACAAGAATGGGTTGTCGGCGCAGACATTGATTCGGTTAATAAAACAATGACTGTTCCAGCAAACACCAGACTTAATATTGAAGTTACATCAGAAAGTTTATGCAAAAGCAGCGGCATAGAAATTATTATTTCTAACGCATCAACCATACTTTTTCAAAAAACGGTTTCTGTTTTTCCATTCAGCGAAACGATTACTATTGATCAAGCACAAGACCTTAATATTCAAACTAAAGTAAAAATAGTCAATACTGCAATTGAATGTATTTGGCTTGGAAATGCTAATGTAATTGTCGGGTATTAATTACAAGGTTTGTTATATGCTCTTTTAATTGAAACATTATTCATTTAATTTGATCATACGTACAATATTCATATCATTTGCCATTTGTACTTTGATATAATAAATACCAGGAGTTAGAAGATCTTGTTTCATTGGAATATTATGATTCCCGGAAGACAATGGTTCATTCCATATATTTTCTACCACTTGTCCATATAGATTTAACACATCAATATGGACAAGTCCTGAGTGTTTTAAATTAAAATGAATATTCGCATGATGATACCATGGATTAGGACTTAAAGTCATTTCTGTTATCACATCACTTTTTGGATTATTAACTTGGGTTGTTGGTAAAGATCCTTTCAATGTTGTAACACTATATGGATTCATAGTTAAATTAATCGTACCCGATTTTAAATCCACTGATGAAGTTTTCCAATAATTATTTTCATTTGAACTGTACACATTAAATCTCATATCAGCGAAAGCCAATTTTATTTGCACAGTTTGTGATGTTGAACTGGTATTTAATAATACTGCCGTTATAGTCTTACTGGAATCATTGAAGTAAGCACTCGATAATATGGCATTGTTACCTGTTGAAACAACTTCAACTCTGTTAGAATTTGGACGGATGTATTTAAAAAAATGTTTAGCTCCAACATACTTTGGAGATACAGCGCCTGACGATTGATTGGATAAACCGGATGCACTTACATTCCCGGCATCATCACTATCTGTAAATGTCCAATATACCCATGCACTTTGTCTTCCTGCCGTTAATG harbors:
- a CDS encoding outer membrane beta-barrel protein, with product MKIYTQLFLVFLFTFKAAGQQTEFGISLNSGLFSFRGPSSEKVTFLNVSQSSVATKYYTNNPYGSKNALLYGLSINVQRITKKNIIFGTDLGYENLRSKISIDKVFYNDDVNDKIIIVSGETIFSHSFINLNPYVGYRIILNKYSLDFNTGFDLGYCFLAHEKSSIDTKNGFKDSNSKDRSTIRFDFRPRIHSTLNYKNCGIYLDYSYGLVNYQSGYVGGINECYSRIIRFGLNYKF
- a CDS encoding helix-hairpin-helix domain-containing protein, producing the protein MPDPLIYKNKVLKQFQTIPSVGKACAMDLWNIGLRDISELKNKNPLELYQKLNSISGVTHDICMLYTFRCAVYYATEDHHDPDKLKWWNWKNTMYNNG
- a CDS encoding T9SS type A sorting domain-containing protein, with the translated sequence MKYIVSSCLLLMHFFTINAQNVLIGIQNNPNEPSIAINPKSPNVLIAGANINNCYVSLDTGRTWKSQILTSSYGVWGDPNIIVDTAGHFYFFHLSNPPQGSWIDRIVCQKTTDNGITWNDGSFTGLNGQKDQDKHWSAVDRRNNNLYVSWTQFDTYGSSNPKDSSNILFSKSTDAGATWSTPRKINKFAGDCIDSDNTVEGAVPAIGPNGEIYISWAGPLGLMFNKSLDEGNTWLYYESVIGTIPGGWDFDVPGIYRANGLPVTACDVSSGPHRGTIYINWADQRNGSSNTDIWLTKSKDGGISWASPKKVNIDNTTTHQFFTWMTIDQTTGYLYFVFYDRRNYTDDQTDVYLAVSVDGGETFTNHRISASPFVPTKNVFFGDYTNITAHNGIIRPIWTRLNMGQLSVWTHLTTLNELLTSNHEIISNDNDLSFENYPNPSKNLTYVSFKVRHKTKINLSVLNAQGNLIKKMIQNETRTYGKYIEQINLDELNIPNGLYFIKLEMNNKIKVIRQIKI